The proteins below are encoded in one region of Campylobacter concisus:
- a CDS encoding NFACT RNA binding domain-containing protein, whose product MKYAHLVQIASYLSNFTKINQAKRINDMAILIEFNGEKIIFDLNKSNSAIYKDDELKEAKIYQAPFDNVLKKRFNASHIKNVECLKDNRILKFICTQSGAYKSENFILYLEFTGRFTNAVITDENNVIIEALRHIDNSYRKIETSEVLRELPAITINEKMCEPITDFEAFFKSEAARVNESRIASLKEAKLASVQKKIGSMSEILNSLEDKDELMRKSEEAANLGSLLLANLGNFKGYEREICLKDFDGNEIKLTLSDTPKNSANEFYARSKKLRAKAVGVDIEKRNLKEKIEFFKGLKSLLKKASSLYELEILSPKNKAKQRERHVKDVSENAEIFYVREFKILVGRNEKGNINLLDLAKKDDIWLHLKDAPSAHVIIKTNKSKVPEDVLEMAAKFCVEFSVKGAGRYEVDYTKRENLKRENGANVTYTNYKTIIINKG is encoded by the coding sequence ATGAAGTACGCACATTTAGTTCAAATAGCAAGTTATTTATCAAATTTTACAAAGATAAACCAAGCAAAACGCATTAATGATATGGCTATTTTAATCGAATTTAATGGTGAGAAGATCATCTTTGATCTAAACAAATCAAACTCTGCTATCTACAAAGATGACGAGTTAAAAGAAGCAAAAATTTATCAAGCACCTTTTGATAATGTCCTAAAAAAGCGCTTTAACGCCTCGCATATAAAAAACGTTGAGTGCTTAAAAGATAATAGAATTTTAAAATTTATCTGCACGCAAAGTGGCGCATATAAAAGTGAAAATTTTATCCTCTATCTTGAATTCACTGGGCGCTTTACAAATGCTGTGATAACTGACGAAAACAACGTGATAATCGAGGCGTTAAGACACATCGATAATAGCTACCGAAAGATAGAAACTAGCGAAGTTTTAAGAGAGCTTCCAGCTATCACTATCAATGAAAAAATGTGCGAGCCCATAACTGACTTTGAGGCATTTTTTAAAAGCGAAGCAGCTAGAGTAAATGAGTCCAGGATAGCTAGCTTAAAAGAGGCGAAGCTTGCAAGCGTACAAAAAAAGATAGGTAGCATGAGCGAAATTTTAAACTCACTTGAAGACAAAGATGAGCTAATGAGAAAGAGTGAAGAAGCTGCGAATTTAGGATCGCTTTTGCTTGCAAATCTGGGGAATTTTAAGGGCTATGAGAGAGAAATTTGTCTGAAAGATTTTGATGGCAACGAGATAAAACTAACTCTTAGCGATACACCAAAAAATAGTGCAAATGAATTTTACGCAAGATCAAAAAAGCTTCGCGCAAAAGCCGTTGGTGTAGATATAGAAAAGAGAAATTTAAAAGAAAAAATCGAGTTTTTTAAAGGACTAAAATCTCTTTTAAAAAAAGCGAGCAGTCTTTATGAGCTTGAAATTTTAAGCCCAAAAAACAAGGCAAAACAAAGAGAACGTCATGTAAAAGATGTGAGTGAAAATGCTGAAATTTTTTACGTTAGAGAATTTAAAATACTAGTTGGTAGAAACGAAAAAGGCAATATAAATTTACTTGATCTTGCTAAAAAAGATGACATCTGGCTTCATCTAAAAGACGCCCCAAGCGCTCACGTCATCATCAAGACAAACAAGAGCAAAGTGCCAGAAGATGTGCTAGAGATGGCAGCTAAATTTTGCGTGGAATTTAGTGTAAAGGGAGCCGGTAGATATGAGGTAGACTATACTAAGCGTGAAAATTTAAAACGTGAAAACGGAGCAAATGTCACTTATACGAACTATAAAACTATCATCATAAATAAAGGCTAA
- a CDS encoding TonB-dependent siderophore receptor, which produces MNKFRTSAVLCFAISALNATDVSLDGINIEDSADDGYRATTSEVGKTNTPILEIPQTVNVVTQQQLKDKKPETLAESLQNVSGVSYGNTTGGIFDSIIKRGFGGGRDGSIMRNGVPASVMHSFNKTVESVEVLKGPSSLLYGAQEPGGIINMVTKKPKYDFSNEIWAGIGNRNYWNTGFDTTGPIAESGFAYRFIFDTMQKDYWREFGEYKNVLFAPSLSYKGDDYRINLAYAHTRSTDPIDRGMYLIPSTGKLLPIDKKRRLDEPFNKLKTKLDTLDVNFEKNLGENWLLKGAYAFSRSKHEYGHIRLMNVLNNGTATRRNEYYDGFIHRTHAGSLNLNGYVKTGEIEHNLLFGIDAKEYYRYRPGGLKDTGNHLSINIYHPIYGRVGLPTARESSIQYQKLKTIGFYAQDSINLTENLIYSLGTRYEYYDQVARGTTSGPNSTDQQDGKFTWQTGLLYLLTPQWSVYTNYAQSFNPQMAMKGDIGDIKPEEGKSVELGTKFQNDSITASAAVFNINKKNIMRTVNSVSTPVGEARSRGFEFDFNGRVTQGLSVGASYAFTKTEVRKDSGAFAVLVGKPLEATPKHQASLFANYDFSHLGAKGLRIGGGARYFGSWYTYYMKTDLSAVPAGTAFKMDSAVVYDAFISYDTKIAGYETNFSFNVKNLTDKLYYTSSSTGTDANIIPIQPGYARQFMLTASVKF; this is translated from the coding sequence ATGAATAAATTTCGCACTAGTGCGGTGCTTTGTTTTGCTATTTCTGCTTTAAATGCTACTGATGTAAGCTTAGATGGAATTAACATTGAAGATAGCGCAGATGACGGTTACAGAGCCACAACGAGTGAGGTTGGTAAAACCAATACGCCTATCTTAGAGATCCCGCAGACGGTAAACGTCGTAACCCAGCAGCAACTAAAGGATAAAAAGCCAGAGACTCTAGCTGAGAGCCTTCAAAACGTAAGCGGCGTTAGCTACGGAAACACCACGGGCGGCATCTTTGACTCGATCATAAAAAGAGGATTTGGTGGCGGACGCGACGGCTCGATCATGCGAAACGGGGTGCCCGCTAGCGTCATGCATAGCTTTAACAAAACCGTAGAAAGCGTCGAAGTGCTAAAAGGCCCCTCTAGCTTGCTCTACGGCGCGCAAGAGCCAGGCGGCATCATAAATATGGTCACTAAAAAGCCAAAATACGACTTCTCAAACGAAATTTGGGCAGGCATCGGCAACCGCAACTACTGGAATACAGGCTTTGACACCACAGGACCTATTGCGGAGAGCGGGTTTGCATATAGATTTATATTTGATACTATGCAAAAGGACTACTGGAGAGAGTTTGGCGAATATAAAAACGTTCTCTTTGCACCCTCACTTTCGTATAAAGGCGATGATTACCGCATAAATTTGGCTTATGCGCACACACGCTCGACCGATCCGATTGACCGAGGCATGTATCTCATTCCAAGCACTGGCAAGCTACTACCCATAGATAAGAAAAGACGCCTTGACGAGCCATTTAATAAGCTAAAAACAAAGCTTGACACGCTAGATGTAAATTTTGAGAAAAATCTCGGCGAAAACTGGCTACTAAAGGGCGCTTATGCATTTTCTCGCTCAAAGCACGAGTATGGCCACATCAGGCTAATGAATGTATTAAATAATGGCACAGCAACTAGGCGAAACGAATATTACGACGGATTTATCCACCGCACACATGCTGGATCACTAAATTTAAACGGCTATGTTAAAACAGGTGAGATAGAACACAACTTGCTCTTTGGCATCGACGCAAAGGAATACTACCGCTATAGACCAGGTGGCCTAAAAGATACGGGTAACCACTTAAGCATAAACATATATCATCCTATCTATGGAAGAGTAGGACTACCAACTGCCAGGGAGTCAAGCATCCAGTACCAAAAGCTAAAAACTATCGGATTTTACGCACAAGATAGCATAAATTTAACTGAAAACTTAATCTACTCTTTAGGAACTAGGTATGAATACTACGACCAAGTAGCTCGCGGCACAACTAGTGGACCAAATAGCACAGATCAGCAAGATGGCAAATTTACGTGGCAAACTGGGCTTTTATATCTACTAACGCCTCAGTGGTCGGTCTATACCAACTACGCACAAAGTTTCAATCCGCAAATGGCTATGAAAGGCGATATCGGCGATATAAAGCCTGAAGAGGGCAAAAGTGTCGAGCTGGGAACTAAATTTCAAAACGATAGCATAACGGCTAGCGCGGCGGTTTTTAATATCAATAAGAAAAACATCATGCGCACCGTAAATAGCGTAAGTACGCCAGTGGGCGAGGCGCGCTCGAGAGGATTTGAGTTTGACTTTAACGGCCGCGTGACGCAAGGGCTAAGCGTGGGCGCTAGCTACGCATTCACAAAAACTGAGGTGCGAAAGGATAGCGGAGCGTTTGCCGTGCTAGTGGGCAAACCGCTAGAAGCAACGCCAAAGCACCAAGCTAGTCTCTTTGCCAACTACGACTTTAGCCACCTAGGCGCAAAAGGCCTAAGGATCGGTGGCGGAGCGAGGTACTTTGGCTCGTGGTACACCTATTACATGAAGACAGATTTATCTGCAGTACCAGCAGGAACGGCATTTAAGATGGATAGTGCAGTTGTTTATGATGCTTTCATCAGCTACGATACCAAGATCGCGGGCTACGAGACGAATTTTTCATTTAACGTTAAAAACTTAACCGACAAGCTTTATTATACGTCCTCATCTACTGGTACGGATGCTAATATCATACCGATACAACCAGGCTATGCTCGTCAGTTTATGCTAACAGCTAGCGTTAAATTCTAA
- the leuC gene encoding 3-isopropylmalate dehydratase large subunit codes for MKQTITEKIFSDHVGKEVSAGEIIESKIDMIIGNDITTPISIKQFERSGAKKLANPDGFAIVMDHYIPTKDILSANQAKISREFAYKHDLKNYFDEKDMGIEHALLPEKGLVIPGDVIIGADSHTCTHGALGAFSTGMGSTDLAYAMITGKNWFKVPESIKVIFKGKLDKHVYGKDLILEIIRQIGVDGALYKALEFSGEVIEGLSMDDRFSMCNMAIEAGAKSGIIAVDEITKEFLKDKNLRDKPKFFYSDESAKYDKILEIDVTNLDPVIAYPFLPSNGKSVRQAVRDDLAIDQAFIGSCTNGRLSDLRIAAQILKGKKVSRKTRLIITPATQKIARAAEKEGLIDIFIDAGAVVSNPTCGACLGGYMGILGANERCISTTNRNFVGRMGDRTSEIYLANSAVVAASAIAGKIADPRDL; via the coding sequence ATGAAACAAACTATCACCGAGAAAATATTTTCAGATCACGTTGGCAAAGAGGTAAGCGCAGGAGAGATCATCGAAAGTAAGATCGATATGATCATAGGCAACGACATCACGACACCTATTTCGATCAAGCAGTTTGAGCGAAGCGGCGCTAAAAAGCTAGCCAACCCAGACGGCTTTGCCATCGTTATGGATCACTACATCCCGACAAAAGATATCTTAAGCGCCAACCAAGCCAAAATTTCACGCGAATTTGCCTATAAACACGACCTTAAAAACTATTTTGATGAAAAAGATATGGGCATCGAGCACGCGCTTTTGCCTGAAAAGGGGCTAGTCATCCCAGGTGACGTCATCATCGGCGCAGACAGCCACACCTGTACACACGGCGCTCTTGGAGCATTTAGCACCGGCATGGGTAGCACCGACCTAGCTTATGCGATGATTACTGGTAAAAACTGGTTTAAAGTGCCTGAAAGCATCAAGGTCATATTTAAAGGTAAGCTTGATAAGCACGTCTACGGCAAGGATCTCATCCTTGAGATCATCCGCCAAATAGGCGTTGATGGTGCACTTTACAAGGCGCTTGAGTTTAGCGGTGAGGTGATAGAGGGCCTTAGTATGGATGATAGATTTTCAATGTGCAACATGGCGATCGAGGCTGGTGCAAAGAGCGGTATCATCGCGGTTGATGAGATCACAAAAGAGTTTTTGAAAGATAAAAATTTACGCGATAAACCAAAATTTTTCTACTCAGACGAGAGCGCAAAATACGACAAAATTTTAGAGATCGATGTGACCAATCTTGATCCAGTCATCGCATATCCATTTTTACCAAGCAACGGCAAGAGCGTAAGACAAGCGGTTCGTGACGATTTAGCCATTGATCAAGCATTTATCGGTTCATGTACGAATGGCCGTCTAAGCGACCTACGTATCGCAGCACAAATTTTAAAAGGCAAAAAAGTATCCCGTAAAACAAGGCTCATCATCACTCCAGCGACGCAAAAGATCGCAAGGGCTGCCGAAAAAGAGGGACTAATCGATATTTTCATTGATGCAGGAGCGGTCGTGAGCAATCCAACATGTGGCGCTTGTCTTGGCGGATATATGGGAATTTTAGGCGCAAATGAGCGCTGTATCTCAACAACAAATAGAAATTTTGTCGGACGTATGGGCGATAGAACGAGTGAAATTTATCTAGCTAACTCAGCAGTTGTGGCGGCTTCAGCCATAGCAGGTAAAATCGCCGATCCAAGGGACTTATAA
- a CDS encoding SemiSWEET family transporter: MLGWIGTCLSVVMYFSYIPQIMGNLNGNKTPFIQPLAAALNCTIWTSYGLLKAKKDYPLSAANFPGIIFGLLATITAF, from the coding sequence ATTTTAGGCTGGATCGGCACATGCCTATCAGTTGTTATGTACTTTTCATACATCCCACAAATAATGGGCAACCTTAACGGTAACAAAACGCCTTTTATACAGCCACTAGCGGCTGCGCTAAACTGCACAATATGGACAAGTTACGGCCTATTAAAAGCTAAAAAAGACTATCCACTTTCTGCCGCAAACTTTCCAGGCATAATCTTTGGTCTTTTGGCTACAATAACAGCGTTTTAA
- a CDS encoding DUF7832 domain-containing protein gives MPDIVYDKAKWHWGAKDAPTDIPHENGATHIAFFFRWCMEHKFYSKEFAADFADDIAQMDENFNYRQYLFDAMDGVLGSAELNTAGKAFAKAYYTTDRTKFAKMYGWYLQDYTDFVSKKFGEKYFDNAYFYIENSQENYALIKAIIDRRYEEFLTMKRARQA, from the coding sequence ATGCCAGATATAGTATATGACAAAGCAAAATGGCACTGGGGTGCGAAAGATGCGCCGACTGATATACCGCATGAAAACGGTGCGACACACATTGCATTTTTCTTTCGCTGGTGCATGGAACACAAATTTTATTCAAAGGAATTTGCGGCAGATTTTGCGGATGATATAGCACAGATGGATGAAAATTTTAACTATCGTCAGTATCTTTTTGACGCTATGGACGGCGTACTTGGAAGCGCGGAGCTAAATACTGCTGGTAAAGCCTTTGCAAAAGCTTACTATACGACTGATCGGACAAAATTTGCCAAAATGTATGGTTGGTATTTGCAGGATTATACGGATTTTGTTTCGAAAAAATTTGGTGAAAAATACTTTGATAACGCCTATTTTTATATAGAAAACTCACAAGAAAACTATGCCTTGATCAAAGCTATCATTGATCGTCGCTACGAAGAATTTTTAACAATGAAAAGGGCAAGGCAGGCTTAA
- a CDS encoding molybdenum cofactor guanylyltransferase: MQTCVILAGGKSSRMGQDKTLLPFGGFKTLTHYEVAKFSKAFDEVYVSSKFEKFSPPLKLIKDENSDSYSPMLALYSILKNFDHSIFVIPADMPFFDLSSLKELAKFKDEFDMVVASDNEHIHSLCGFFSPRLVTLAHEFYLKNEHKIGLLRKSCKCKVVNFKDSEQFFNVNFPDEYEMAKKIQEKKINDE; encoded by the coding sequence ATGCAAACTTGCGTGATTTTAGCAGGTGGCAAAAGCTCACGTATGGGGCAAGATAAGACACTTTTGCCATTTGGTGGTTTTAAGACGCTTACTCATTATGAGGTTGCGAAATTTAGCAAAGCTTTTGACGAAGTTTATGTAAGCTCAAAATTTGAGAAATTTAGCCCGCCACTAAAGCTTATAAAAGATGAAAATAGCGATAGCTATTCGCCAATGCTCGCACTTTACTCCATTCTTAAAAATTTTGATCATAGCATTTTTGTGATACCAGCTGATATGCCATTTTTTGATCTTTCTAGCCTTAAAGAGCTTGCTAAATTTAAAGATGAATTTGATATGGTTGTGGCCAGTGATAATGAGCACATTCACTCGCTTTGTGGTTTTTTTAGCCCAAGGCTTGTCACTTTGGCTCATGAGTTTTATTTAAAAAATGAGCATAAAATCGGACTTTTGAGAAAAAGCTGTAAATGCAAAGTCGTAAATTTTAAAGATAGTGAGCAGTTTTTTAATGTAAATTTCCCTGACGAATACGAAATGGCAAAGAAAATCCAAGAAAAGAAGATAAATGATGAGTAA
- a CDS encoding phospholipase A, with the protein MSKILLFLSLGLSFLMASGLDDFKRAQELEQSGDIKAAMQIYKELAKGSLNEQEAIQNVQASEPVPREAKLKQADLLREDKSGKNLQNALGIELYKFNYLLPVTYAKNAPNDERKSIETKFQISLAKPLFYDLFGFRESLVAAYTQTSWWQITRTSAPFRETNYQPEIFLNFASPKYLDQIGVKNLKFGLLHESNGRDGSNSRSWNRAYVQSDFVFGKLSISPRAWMVVGNKGDNKDILKYIGHGDVRLSYNLNDHIFSLMLRNNLHFDKTNKGAAEISYMFPIFSTGVYGYLQYFTGYGESLIDYNRHTDKFGLGFVILK; encoded by the coding sequence ATGAGTAAAATTTTATTATTTTTAAGCCTTGGTCTTAGTTTTTTGATGGCAAGTGGGCTGGATGATTTTAAAAGAGCACAAGAGTTGGAGCAAAGTGGCGACATAAAGGCTGCGATGCAAATTTATAAAGAGCTAGCCAAAGGCTCTTTAAACGAGCAAGAAGCGATACAAAATGTGCAAGCAAGTGAGCCAGTACCAAGAGAGGCAAAGCTAAAGCAAGCCGATCTTTTAAGAGAAGATAAAAGTGGTAAAAATTTACAAAATGCGCTTGGTATCGAGCTTTATAAATTTAACTACCTTTTGCCAGTAACTTATGCCAAAAATGCGCCAAACGATGAGCGAAAGAGCATTGAAACTAAGTTTCAAATAAGCCTTGCAAAGCCGTTATTTTATGACCTGTTTGGATTTAGAGAGAGCCTTGTGGCAGCCTACACGCAGACATCTTGGTGGCAGATAACAAGAACTTCAGCGCCATTTCGTGAAACGAACTATCAGCCAGAAATTTTTCTAAATTTTGCTTCGCCAAAATATTTGGATCAAATAGGTGTTAAAAACCTAAAATTTGGACTTTTGCATGAGTCAAATGGACGAGATGGTAGCAATTCAAGAAGCTGGAATAGAGCTTATGTGCAAAGTGATTTTGTTTTTGGCAAGCTTAGCATTTCGCCAAGAGCTTGGATGGTAGTAGGCAATAAGGGCGATAATAAAGATATATTAAAATACATCGGGCATGGCGATGTAAGGCTTAGCTACAACCTTAATGATCACATTTTTAGCCTAATGCTAAGAAATAACTTACATTTTGATAAAACAAATAAGGGTGCTGCTGAAATTTCATATATGTTTCCTATCTTCTCAACCGGAGTTTATGGCTATTTGCAGTATTTTACGGGATATGGCGAGAGTTTGATTGATTATAATAGGCATACTGATAAATTTGGTCTTGGTTTTGTTATTTTAAAATAA
- a CDS encoding GntP family permease, whose translation MSGISLIVCFVVAIILMIVMISKLKVHPFLALMSISLVLAIVAGIDLSKIPAMIGVGFSGTFKSIGIVIIFGTIIGTVLEKTGAALKLADMVVKLVGQKRPELAMLIMGWVVGIPVFCDSGFVVLNSIREALYKKISASPVAMSVALSGGLYASHVFIPPTPGPIAAAGTLGLGGNLLLVIIMGTVVSVPVLIAVYFFSKSVGKSVTISDKDADATITATYEELLKKFGTLPSGFLSLAPIIMPIIFMAIGSIVDVLAKQGMFDKTALLPKILLFLGNPIIALAIGVIFCVFLLVEARKIREFDHITNESLKIAGPILFITAAGGVLGNVITEAGFVNFIKENATAIKAIGIFFPFIISAVLKTAQGSSTVAIITTASIMGAFSADNSLMQTLGFTTELSAALCVMAIASGAMCVSHANDSYFWVVTNFSKMSAEQGYRTQTAMTFIMGIVGIISVYILSLVLL comes from the coding sequence ATGAGCGGAATCTCACTAATTGTCTGTTTTGTTGTAGCTATCATACTTATGATCGTTATGATCTCTAAGCTAAAAGTGCATCCATTTTTGGCACTTATGAGCATATCTTTGGTTCTTGCGATCGTCGCAGGCATCGATCTGTCCAAGATCCCAGCGATGATAGGTGTCGGCTTTAGTGGCACATTTAAGAGTATCGGTATCGTTATTATCTTTGGAACGATAATCGGCACTGTGCTTGAAAAAACGGGAGCTGCACTAAAGCTAGCTGATATGGTCGTAAAGCTAGTCGGACAAAAGCGTCCAGAGCTTGCTATGCTCATCATGGGCTGGGTTGTTGGCATTCCGGTATTTTGTGATAGCGGATTTGTCGTTTTAAACTCTATTCGCGAGGCACTTTATAAGAAAATTTCAGCAAGCCCAGTCGCGATGTCAGTCGCACTTAGTGGCGGCCTATACGCATCTCACGTCTTTATCCCGCCAACTCCTGGCCCAATAGCAGCCGCAGGAACACTTGGTCTTGGCGGAAATTTACTCCTTGTCATCATCATGGGAACAGTCGTTTCAGTGCCTGTGTTGATAGCTGTTTATTTCTTTTCAAAGAGTGTTGGCAAAAGTGTGACTATCAGCGACAAAGATGCTGACGCTACCATCACAGCTACCTACGAAGAGCTTTTAAAGAAATTTGGCACGCTACCTAGTGGATTTTTGAGCCTTGCACCTATCATCATGCCTATCATTTTTATGGCGATTGGTTCTATTGTCGATGTTTTAGCAAAACAAGGCATGTTTGATAAAACGGCACTCTTGCCAAAGATACTTTTATTTTTAGGAAATCCTATCATTGCTCTTGCAATCGGCGTGATCTTTTGCGTATTTTTATTAGTTGAAGCCAGAAAGATAAGAGAATTTGACCACATCACGAACGAATCTTTAAAGATCGCTGGACCGATACTCTTTATCACAGCAGCTGGCGGTGTTTTGGGTAATGTCATCACTGAGGCCGGCTTTGTAAATTTCATAAAAGAAAACGCAACCGCCATAAAAGCGATAGGAATTTTCTTCCCATTCATCATCTCAGCCGTACTAAAAACCGCTCAAGGAAGCTCGACCGTGGCTATCATCACGACAGCATCTATCATGGGTGCGTTTAGTGCCGACAACTCACTCATGCAAACACTTGGCTTTACGACCGAGCTTTCAGCTGCACTTTGCGTCATGGCAATAGCATCTGGTGCGATGTGCGTATCTCACGCAAATGACAGCTACTTCTGGGTTGTGACAAATTTTAGCAAGATGAGCGCAGAACAAGGATATCGCACACAAACAGCTATGACGTTTATAATGGGCATCGTTGGTATAATTAGCGTTTACATATTATCTTTGGTGCTTTTATGA
- a CDS encoding glycerate kinase family protein, which produces MRILVAIDSLKGSLSSLEAGLAVKEGLEEIGCEVVVKPIADGGEGSVEAMADALGAKFIDTIVKNPLGIEILARYALKDDLAILEMSSASGLTLINPDERNPLKTSTFGFGQMIKDAIAKGARKFIIGIGGSATNDAGTGMLSALGFKFYDKDGALLEGKGENLAKICEFTDEEALKELKECEFLIACDVDNPLYGMNGAAHVYAPQKGANGRMVKELDDGLKHFATLVKEKTNSKFHTQKGAGAAGGLGFAFVAFLGAKLRPGIEIITQTIALEDEIKKADLVITGEGRMDFQSSMGKTPTGVAKLAKKYHKPVIAFAGSVQKCAKACHKNGIDAYFCILNEPVSLEEAMRKDVAIRNLKMTAEQVIRLYMLNCKA; this is translated from the coding sequence ATGAGAATTTTAGTTGCGATTGATTCATTAAAAGGCTCGCTTAGCTCGCTTGAGGCGGGCCTTGCTGTAAAAGAAGGACTAGAAGAGATTGGCTGTGAGGTCGTTGTCAAGCCTATCGCAGATGGTGGCGAGGGTAGTGTAGAGGCGATGGCTGATGCACTTGGTGCAAAATTTATAGATACGATAGTTAAAAATCCACTTGGAATTGAAATTTTAGCTAGATATGCACTAAAAGATGACCTTGCAATACTTGAAATGTCAAGTGCTTCGGGCCTTACACTCATAAACCCAGACGAGAGAAATCCACTAAAGACTAGCACATTTGGCTTTGGTCAGATGATAAAAGATGCCATTGCTAAAGGCGCTAGAAAATTTATCATAGGTATCGGTGGAAGTGCGACAAATGACGCTGGTACAGGCATGCTTAGCGCACTTGGCTTTAAATTTTATGATAAAGATGGTGCTTTGCTTGAAGGAAAAGGTGAGAATTTAGCTAAAATTTGTGAGTTTACAGATGAAGAGGCGCTAAAAGAGCTAAAGGAGTGCGAATTTTTAATCGCCTGCGATGTAGATAATCCGCTTTATGGCATGAATGGAGCAGCCCATGTTTATGCTCCTCAAAAGGGTGCAAATGGCCGCATGGTAAAAGAGCTTGATGATGGGCTAAAACACTTTGCAACTCTTGTAAAAGAAAAGACTAATAGTAAATTTCACACACAAAAAGGCGCTGGTGCCGCTGGCGGGCTTGGCTTTGCATTCGTGGCATTTCTAGGAGCGAAACTTCGCCCAGGCATCGAGATCATTACGCAGACTATTGCACTTGAAGATGAGATCAAAAAGGCTGATCTAGTCATCACTGGTGAAGGCCGTATGGACTTTCAAAGCTCAATGGGCAAGACACCAACTGGGGTTGCAAAACTAGCAAAAAAGTATCATAAGCCAGTGATCGCATTTGCTGGAAGTGTGCAAAAATGCGCCAAAGCTTGCCACAAAAATGGGATTGATGCCTATTTTTGTATATTAAATGAGCCAGTAAGTCTTGAAGAAGCGATGAGAAAAGATGTCGCGATTAGAAATTTAAAGATGACAGCAGAGCAAGTCATTCGCCTTTATATGCTAAACTGCAAAGCATAA
- a CDS encoding 4Fe-4S dicluster domain-containing protein, producing MQQTLNSRRSFIAAAGLFFATTALKAAPKDFSGSNVRYGMAIDLTRCVGCQSCTMSCILENDVQPGAFRTIVSEYEARDKSGKMAVIASLPRLCNHCNNPACISVCPTGASHQRSNGIVKIDTKECIGCALCVEACPYHARYLSLHTYKADKCTFCDHRLRAGLQPACVESCVGGSRIIGDLNDPNSNIRKFLATHETMVIDSPKNTNPQVFYHGVSEILAKNNKKLELDNGYKKVISWSEEIAQ from the coding sequence ATGCAACAGACCTTAAATTCTCGTCGCAGCTTCATTGCAGCTGCAGGATTATTTTTTGCTACGACCGCACTAAAGGCTGCACCAAAGGACTTTAGCGGTAGTAATGTTCGCTACGGCATGGCGATAGATCTAACAAGATGTGTTGGATGTCAGTCATGTACTATGAGCTGTATATTAGAAAACGACGTTCAGCCAGGCGCTTTTAGAACCATTGTTTCCGAGTACGAGGCAAGAGATAAGAGCGGTAAAATGGCAGTCATTGCGTCACTTCCAAGGCTTTGCAACCACTGCAACAATCCAGCCTGTATTAGCGTTTGTCCAACTGGTGCTAGCCATCAAAGAAGTAATGGCATAGTAAAGATTGATACAAAAGAGTGCATAGGCTGTGCGCTTTGCGTAGAGGCCTGTCCATATCACGCAAGATATCTTAGCCTGCATACCTACAAGGCCGATAAATGTACTTTTTGTGACCACAGACTAAGGGCAGGGCTTCAGCCGGCATGTGTAGAGAGCTGTGTGGGTGGTAGCCGTATAATAGGCGATCTTAATGATCCTAACTCAAATATTAGAAAATTTCTAGCCACACATGAGACTATGGTTATAGATAGCCCTAAAAATACAAATCCGCAGGTGTTCTACCACGGTGTTAGCGAAATTTTGGCTAAAAACAATAAAAAACTCGAGCTTGATAATGGATATAAAAAGGTTATCAGCTGGAGCGAAGAGATAGCACAGTAA